From the Lampris incognitus isolate fLamInc1 chromosome 6, fLamInc1.hap2, whole genome shotgun sequence genome, one window contains:
- the LOC130113995 gene encoding transmembrane protein 117-like encodes MEIDARFRYYFQHPWSRLIVAYLVTFFNFLIFAEDPVSHSQTEAHMIVVGNCFSFLFNKYPGGGWNVLKVLCWILAVITGLLAGKFIFHRRLFAQIGFVLNCFEGPD; translated from the exons ATGGAAATAGATGCCCGCTTTCGCTACTATTTCCAGCACCCGTGGTCCCGTCTCATCGTGGCCTACCTGGTCACCTTCTTCAACTTCCTCATCTTCGCCGAGGACCCCGTCTCTCACAGCCAGACGGAGGCCCACATGATCGTCGTGGGCAACTGCTTCTCCTTCCTGTTCAACAAGTACCCCGGGGGAGGGTGGAATGTCCTGAAAGTGCTGTGCTGGATACTGGCCGTCATCACCGGCCTCCTGGCCGGCAAGTTTATATTCCACCGCCGGCTCTTTG CTCAGATTGGATTTGTCTTAAACTGCTTCGAGGGCCCAGATTAG